From the genome of Platichthys flesus chromosome 10, fPlaFle2.1, whole genome shotgun sequence:
TGTTTGGTCGGACTCTCTGAACTGTTTTGGTCAAAGTTGCCACGTGTCCAGTTTAAGAAGTCCTAACCAATCCCCCGATGTGTTGGtctcctgcagcacctgatCCTGCAGGAGGACCGCAGCTGCATCCTGAAGCTGTCCCTGGAGAAGCTGAGGTTCCTGGAGGACCCCGAGGCCTACCTGCGGCGCTCCGTCCTCATCAACAACCTGCTGAGGAAGATCCaccatgaggaggaggagctggaggctgaggaggaggaggaggaggaggaggaggaagaagacgatgtagaggaggaagaggaggaagaggaggtcaTTGGGGCGAGTGGGCAGCGGAGGCTGATGTACCCGGACAGGAAGAGGGTGAAGGTGCTGGTGACAGACTGCTGCTCTCCACCGTTCGGCCTGGAGGACCTGCAGCACTACCGGCTGCTGCCCTGTTACCCTGCAGCCGGGTGCCTGTACGGCCTGGGCTCGTGTCCCGGCCTCGCCCCGAGCCACCAGGTGCTGCTCTACAACCTGGACGACCACGGCTGAGTCCACAGAGCTCCGTCTCCACCAGGCCTTCACCAGGTCAGGAGAAGCTGCTGACCTTTCCCCTGTGGGGTCGCtgcctcctctcgtctcctccaccagggggcagcagcagatgaatcGTCTCCTGCCTCGGATCAACAGGGTTCCTCAAGTTGATGTCAGTGGTTTAGTATCCGTGCAGATGTGAAGGACTCTGAGCTCTGATGAAGGACTTCTATCTGATTTCCATTTGATTGTCTGTTGCTTTTCGTTGTGACTGTTGCTCATGTGGACATTGAGCATATTCAGGGATTTACAGGCTCTTCTGATGCACCTCAGCTTGTCCATGGACGATATGCACTCGTAGGCTTCTGTTACCTTTTGATGCTACTGTGTGATTTATGAAATATTCTCTGGATCCTCATCCTCTGAGGTGCGTTCACTGCCGGCGGGAGAAACGACAGTTTCCGGTCCTGTTCGATGTCCTGTGTTCTTTCTATTGGCTCTcggttgttttctttcatttgatcccgttgctgccctctgctggtcaaaGAATCACATGGCAGCTCTTCTTCATGTCTGATGTGTTGatatgataatgatgaaaagaaaTATGCAGTTATAAGCAGAttcagttttataaatgtatttaaaacacatttatggtGTAAGGATATGACTTATATCTTTATAGACAAAGTTAAATTAATGATAACgtcttttaaaatgtcattattattattattattatgaatgtgTTCTGAAGGAATACACTCATAAATGCTTATTATAAAGAAGGTGAAAGTAAAGTTGTTGAAAAGGATAAAACGTCAAAATGACATCTCGTGAATAAGTTTCagctttttctgtttgttctaaAGCTGAATATCAAAGAgcagaatgtctttaaattGAAtcttatatttcatattttctacTTTGAGTCCCGATTAAAAACAGCGCAGGTGACTGAGTTCTCTCTAGAACTGTCACaagatgttttattattcaatGCGGCAAAATGGTTGTTTCATAAAAGTGAGTAATGTGCAGCGCGGTGATGACTcatcctctgtttctctttgtggtTCGTCTGTTCTGTGCGTCTGTGAGTTTCACTGCATCTGAACATGTGCATCTTAAAAACACTGAGAAAGCGACACAGTGACAAAGTGACTATTAGAAAAACTTGAAATTTTAAGACCagaatttatattttgatgaaatacacatttaagATAAACTATTTTGAAAAAATGGGCCATTGAACTTGATTTCAGGTGATTGATTAACTAATAAAGTTTGAAACGTGACAATGTTTACAAGTGTGTtgcctttctctctcactctttctccccctctcccccctttctctctcgctctctctctctcccgccctCTCTGTCTTAATTTTTATATAAGGCTTCATAGTAAGTGTGGTGATGTTACGTCATGACGTCATGCACACGTTCAATGTTATTGTGCGTGCGCGCCAGAACCACTGGTGCCTTCAGGTGCACTGGAATAACTCGAACATTAGAGAGTTAAGTCCTGACGCCTACGAGCTCATCGACAAATCAGAAGAgagaatcagaatcaaaattctttttattgccatgtatattttcacatacaggaaattgccttggtgtggttggtgcacttcacaaacaacaatataaaaacaacagtatcgaacaatataaacaacaatataaaaaacaacaatatatacagtaaaagagttacgtgcggttttaaggtgcagagatttgttatagtgccagtaatatagagttataaattatgtgcgacaacaaatacaacaacaaattaattgCGATTCATGActaaaatgactaaatgttCATCATTTGAtcaattgattaattgattgatgcAATAAATGACCTATCGCAACCAATCAGAGACCCCGACAAAGATACAAGGCTACACACATATTTGTTTTATGAGCTAAGGAACTACCTATGCCATAAAGTTTATGACATAACCTATATCTTATTAACCCTTCCAAGTGCTTTTTCCTCATCTCCCGAATATCGCAGCATGTCAGAGAGAGAAGTCATGGTCTCCCTGCGGTAAACGCGATGTAAACaacattgcagccaaatccaataataattgaagtaactggcgaccacttcttcaaatgtgCCTCCATCAGGCTCCTGTGAGGTCATGCAAGTGTCTGGCAGCGccaacattcatattcaactagAAACGGCGTCATCTACCCCGTGTTATATATAGCCATTGCAGAATTGAGTTTATCTGGAGATAAAAGCACGAATCAGTCTTTTTTTGTCACTTTGAGGTGATAAAAAGATGATTTATAGCTGAGTGCTTTTTCCTCATCTCCCGAATATCGCAGCATGTCAGAGAGAGAAGTCATGGTCTCCCTGCGGTAAACGCGATGTAAACaacattgcagccaaatccaataatAATTGAAGTAACTGGCGACCACTGATATAGTGGTGATATATCACCACTATCGGATATAATGGTGATATATCCGATAGTCAGTGAAGGCAGCACGGCGGGGGCGCGCTCTCCGGGTCTGTCAGTCCCGCACTGAGCTCAAACCGCGGAACCTGAACGCACCAGGACCGAGAGACTGGCTGGATCGTCCGTCACCGCCCGGGAGAAAGCATCCGCTAAACGGCTTCATTAGCGGCGTCGCACCGACACTGGGGCTTTAAACACGGATCCGGCTTCACCTGTCGTGATGCGTGGGTGAGCCAGCTAACGTTAGCCCGAGAACTAGCTTCCGCCGCCCGGCTGTAAAAGTAGCCGGGTCCGAGCTCCTGTCCTCGGCTGCGTGTAGGCGAGTCAATCGAATTAAACTCGCGGGGGAACGACGGGGCCATGGAGGCGTTGCGTTACCTCCAGGACCCGCACCTTGTCGCCCGCTTCCAGAACATTTGCGGGGTTCGCGGGAAGTTTTCCAGAAGCGTCTCTGCCGCCGACAGCAGCGGGACAGCGGGGCGGACCTGCTCGCACAACAACGGGGCATGTAGTTCCCACACCGCCGGGGAGAAGGAGAGTGGAAAGCTCCCCTTCGGTGGAGCTGGGGACGGGGACTCGGTGAGGGTGGCGGCCGCCGGGGCTCGGAGGAGGACTACCGGGGCTGATGATGACAAAAGCCCCGGGGATGGATGTGAAACCGCTCCTCGGAACGGGGCGCCACTGTGCGGGGGAGATGCGGGCAGCAGCGCGCCCTGCCCGGGGGAGCTCGGTCCCAGCGACCCGGTGGTTGTCTCCACGGTCAAGCCCCTCCGAAGGAACTCCCTGACGGGGGACGCCGGGCAGGAGTTCCTGATCGAGAACCGGTTCCTGTTCTACCTCTTCACGTTCGGAACCGAGCTGGGCAACGAGCTGTTCTACATCACCTTCTTCCCCTTCGTCATCTGGAACCTGGACGCCTTCGTGGGCCGGCGGCTGATCATGGTGTGGGTGTGGGTCATGTACCTGGGCCAGTGCACCAAGGACGTGATCGGGTGGCCGCGGCCCAAGTCCCCCCCCGTGGTCAAGGTGGAGATGTTCTACAACTCGGAGTACAGCATGCCGTCCACACACGCCATGTCCAGCACCGCCATCCCCTTCTCCCTGGTCTTCATCTCCTGCAGCCGCTGGGAGGTACAGTACCTTCTCCTCTGCCTCGCTTTACCACTTCAACAACCAGGTGACAAACTTCTAGAGAAgcacaacagttcccacaactACTGTGCAGAGAGAAATCTCCCTtttttaaaggtgcagtgtgtagaatgtagtggcctctagtggtgaagtgtcatgctgcagctgaatgccTCACTTCACCCTCCGGTTCCAAACATGAGACAGAACCTGTCGTGGCTTCAGTCATCATCGAAACTCAAAAGATGATAAGTTTGTCCAGGCTGGGCTTCTGTaacaaacatggctgcctccgtgtagaggagccgctcctgatgtaaatataaagtatttaaatataaagtatttaaatattaacaggACCATTCtggagtaaagaaaacaacatttcgtacaatttagatgaaacacatcagtgaaaacatcaccaggaTACTTTTATATTCACTTTCTGCCAGTTGACCCTTTCATTTAAAGAAAGACATCCGTCCTCACACGACCCTCTGTCCCACTGGGACAGTCTGAAGGAGAAGTGGACATCGGCCACTTCCCCTCCTGATTTCCTTCCATCTTTCACAACCTCCGTTCTCCTCGtgcaaacaaaaccagagaTGATCACTTGACATCGAAATAAACAGCAAAGCATCATGGGTGAGAATTGAAAGTCTTTGCTGACCTTTCACCTCTTATACAGGCCGTCCGATAAACAAGCGGCTGTAACCTCAAGACCTTTGAACCACTTTTAATTGCAATGCTTTATGAACTACGCAACTTCATTTTACACTTCTGTAATTGCTTAAAAACTACATAACCAGCCCGTTAAACCAGCTCCTTTTAAAACTTGATTAATACgaacattttacacattaaGTTTATATCAGTCTTAACTTTTCGTCTCTTCTGCTGAGAGTTTGTGACTAAATGTGACACGTGCACGTTCAGCTGAGCGGTTGTGCACCAACTAAAAGAATCTTCGGTTGTATTCCCATGAAGTATTTATTGTGTTGGTTATTGTTCAACGTCAATAAATGTGCAAATTGTTACAAACTAGTGAAGAATGTCCACAACGTCTTCAAGTGTCTTGTCAGTCCAACAcataacataaatatacataaatccTAAATCCCTAAGAGTTAATTATCAAACCCTCATAACAAAGGCATTTAATTAAGGTTAGGGTTTAAATTTataataaaaggaaaacacagaaacaaccacATGTACATTTCATATGTTTATTCTAAATAATAAAAGTTTGAAAGGTTCATATCTGCAGCTTCTTTATCTGCCAGCCAATAACCCAAAACAATATCAAGCTGTTCTAATGTGGGCTCTTATCAACACTAACATATCAGTGTCAAAGTAGAAAAGAGGCTTTCGATATTTCCTCCAGTCCCACATCCCAACTGGTTTCCACAGGATCCCAGGGACTCTGTCCTCCGGAGTGCGTCCTCTGTCTCCTGAGGCTTCGTCATTAACAGTTAATGAGTGGCCGGCTCGGCAGATACAGTGACAGCAGCCGGGTTCACTGTGCACTCGGTGTACCACACGGGAATCAAACTCGCCGTGGCCACAACAAGACGACAAGTCCTCGACTGTCCAGACAAACAGAAGATTCAGCAACTGTGTTGGGAATTAATCAAAAGTTCAGTTCACTGGTTTTACACCTTCTCTTATGTGaatatctgatttatttatttagtttatttagatGAAGAACTTAAATGTGAGAACTTTGGCAGAAGTGTTTTGACATGTTATTGATCCATATCAGTATTTGCTGCTTCTATCCTCTTGTATAACTTCTCCTAAGTTATCAAACCTTGGACCCTCTGTCAGCCTCAGTTCTTTGGCTTCAGCCTTATAGCATCATTACGTTTAGCATTCAGCACGTTAACCCCTGAGTCGGTAACATTTCATTACGTGTTTCTCTATCAGTTCATCTCAGTCCAGGGGAACTTGAACCTTGACTGAATCACTGGAATAACACTGGTGCAGGAATTTAGATTCAACAAACCAGTCTGTGTTGTTCTTTGGTTCATCTCCTCCTATTCTCTTGGGAGGAACAACACTCAATTGTGTCTGTAAAGCCAACAGACAGTCTGTGTCCCTCAGTGTGTCCACACAGTGAGGGACATGAACAACCACCTGCAGGAAGTCCACTTGTTTCTTATTGGAATGAGAGACTCCAGCCATGTTTGACAGCAGAGCAGATTGTTCCTCTTTGACCAGAGTTCAGTCTGAGCTCCAAACATTCTGCAGTGTCGCCACAGTTTCCTGGTTGTAAGACGTGTTGTGTAACGAGCTTTGGGAAACGTGTTCtgctgttcagtgtgtgtgtgtgtgtcagacgtGCAGATAAACTCCATTAGTGGATTCTAAACCTGAAGAGGTTGGAAGCTTCTAttccataataataattatatatctCGCGTGGCCTCGAGCTTCATGCTTTGCCACGTTCTCCAGAGAGTTTCTTGGTGTGTAACAGTCCTTACTGTGCTGCGTGTGGCCATAGCAGCAGTGCGTGGGatcactgtgttgtgttgtttgaatcCCAGCAGGCCAGGGCAGAGGTGGGATTGATTTACGGCCCTGTGCCTCCGCGTCTGTTCGCCAGAGGAGGAGATAAGAGAGGCGACCCCTGACCGGCGAGTGTGGGGCTCAGAGATAAGACTGATTCAGAGTCAGtatctctctcctttctccacAATGTCACTCAAGGTCTGAATTTACAATCAGATAAACGGTTTGACGTTTACCAATCCAAGACTTCGCTTAAACACTCTGAACAAAGTGATCTGTGTTCCGGGGTTTGAACGACAGACAACTCACCTGCTCATGTGGAACAACAGATAAGAGGCGTTTATTTGGTTCTCAGCTGTCACCCTGACCGGGAGGATGAGAAACGTGGACACCTACAGGCAGCAAGGGGTGTTGCAGCAGATCCTCTCTGATTCTCTGCCTTGGCCGGCTGGTCTGAGCACAGCAGGAATGTTTGGATTTGAATGAGCTGCAGTCAGAGACGGGCCCGTCCCTCGCCTTCGCCCAGCTCAGACAATAACTCGAGCCAGATGTCTCGACGGAGGATAATCCAAACAGTGGAGCAAGAGAGACGACCGGGGAAACAGAGGAGCAGTTCacggagagggaaggaggagattAGACAAGATGAGACTGGAGGGAAAGAGGTGgagaaagaacagaggagagaagtggtTAAAGGCGAGGAGAGAGGATTAATCCAGAAAAGaaatggagaagaaaacaatcaaatagACTACAGGTCAAAGAGACgcctggagagggagagatgagagtgaaaagaggagtggaggaaTGAAGTGATAAATCAGTTGAGGCAACATCACGTGATGAGGTTTCTTTAAGTTCTTGTTATTTGGTTGAGTTAAACCAGAACAGAATCCTCGTGGAGAACAGGCTCTGTGTTCCTCCGTCAGGTGGGGTCTCTCCAGCTGGTCCCTCCATCAGGGAGGTCTCTTCTTTGGTGGTCACCAGACGGGACCGGGCCTTCGTGATGTTTGGTTTCTGAGAGAAGTGGTGGAGGACGTTCTTAATGACAGAGAAACAAGAGTtgcactttttctaagatttgaAATTCATGTGCAGAAACCAAATGTTCAGCTGAGCTTAGTTTGAACGGAGTGAAGGAGACGCACCCGAGAAAAGAAGATATGAATTCATCACTGTCATTCTAACCCCACCGGCGTGCGTACGTGTGTGTCACGTTAGCGAGCTCAGAGCTAACCGAGCTCTGAGGCTAACAGTCAATAAGCAGGGAGCATAGAACCACAAGCCACACAAGAAACACACCACGTCCATAGAGCCGTGCACGAGGCGGCCGCGGCAGCACCACTGTGGTCACAGGCCTGAGGCCAGAGCGAGCATGCAAACATGGCCGTGGGACCCCGGTGACCCTCTGTTTGCACACGGCTGGGATGTCCACCATGGTTTCCTtagagtttacagatgtgttaTAATGactggggttgtgtgtgtgtgtgtgtgtgtgtgtttgtgtgtcagagtaggagagacagaggtagatagatagagaggAGTCAGGAGTGCCATTCAACAGACATGACACCCATCATACACCCCCTCCCCCAAACGCTGTAAGGTCTGGGAGTCACGGTGATgtcatttatgtgtgtgtgtgtgtctttgtgtgtgtgtctgtgtgaatctaAGCTCTCTCAACACACAGGAGCCACAATGAGGAGAACAAAAGGCTTTTTAGTGAGTGTGCAAACCTCAGCACAGCAGCCTCTCACCCGtcacctcttctcttctctgtacTGAGTAGGAGTTGAAACTATGTagaatgttgtgttgttgtttacagttcATTGGCAGCGGTGTATTACAGAGTTTCTACCAGAGGCTGACAGAAGAAGCTCCAGAGAATGTCAGCAGCACCtgtgttcaccccccccccccgataattTCAGGTTATTATTATGAGTTAAGTGCaggtttgaaagcagctttaaagggACGTGTCTCTGCCGAGTGGAGTGCTGAGTCATGTCGGTCTCACGGCTCTCGACTTGCATCAGAAACTGAAGAACAGTGACTCACTGAtcaagattaaaaaacagaggATCAGAGTCACATGAAGGACATGAGATCTGCCCCTGGACATCTGGAGCTGCACGGTGAATCCAGCCTTCAGCTCGAAGTCCCTCCCGTCTCTCTTTGCTACAGCACAAGTTCATTTGATAAGGAAACAGCTGAATTGCTGAAATTTTTACGAGCTCCTCTGAGTCAGAGAATCGTTCTGCAGCGGTTGATCGAGGCCGGTGATGAACTGCTCACTGAACAAAGTGTAGCTGAGCGTCAGGCTCCTTCTATACGTCTGAATAATTAACATGCAGCAGTTTGATATGTTCGCTTGAATGCAGCAACTCATTATCAAGTATTATtgcataataaaaaaatgacacaaatacaaattaagattttattttaaccCATAAAATAGAAACATTAATACACTTAAATGCTGATTTACAGATTAGCGTGAAATATGCTAGTCAGTCACTAGTTTATATTGAACTTTTATGGAGTTACCAGTGAATCACAGAGGAATTGATGGATTCATTAATATTGGAAGTTGTTATTTTGCTCTGGTTCCTTCAGGTTTAAGTTTCTTCTGCTGTTGATTATGAAGCTGTGTGACTTCTTCTTGGGTTGATGATGGTGTCCTGTCCTCTCCACAGTACCCGCTCCCACTGGGCCTGGGTCTGGCTCTCTGCTGGTGTCTGCTGGTCTGCACCAGTCGAATCTACATGGGAATGCACTCAGTCCTGGTgagtctgaacacacacacacacacacacacacacacacacacacacacacacggtgccAGCGTTGCCACCTGCAGTGCCAATGTAGcgtcactgtgtgtttgaacatGATAGCCGACCTGCAGGAAACACTATCTGAGCTGCGGCTGCTCCAGAAGTGGGTCGGCAGCAGCTTCTGGTGTCAGCTGCACAATCACCTGAGGAACCATAGAACCACGCAGCATAGAACAGCTGCTCAGAATGAACCGGTTCCACAAACTGTCTCCAGGAGGTGGATGTGTTCAGATCATTCTGTggatctgaacacacacaagcaaaacacattttgaagctTTAAGATGTAAACTACACTCTTTTTATCTGTGCACAGAATAAAGTTCATGTACGATACGTGCAAAGACGATCGAGGAAAAGTATTTTACTCGCGATTAAATTCCTAAATATGAACCTCTCCTTTATTTTGGTAAGGCATCACGTCCTCGACATGCTTAGGCCTGAACACGTCTGTGCCCAgcgcaggtgtgtgtgtgtgagtgaggtaATAAAAGGCAGCAACTCTCAGACTTACTGGAAAACCGTTTAGCCCACAGCAGAGCTCAGCCGGATGAGATCACTGCTGTACAGGTGCTGTCACGAAACACAGAATCCAACACCGCAGGGCGGGTGTGTTTAAACCTCAGGTTCCCCACCAGCTTCAGTGTGTCTCACAGTCTGGAAACCACcctctcaaaaacacacaaagggaaacacaatgTGAGTGCGCTCACTTTACCTGGGAGAAAAGCTCCTCGTGCAAATTTACCAGTCGTCCTGTGGGAGTTATGGAAATGGAGTCGACGCTTCATATGTTATCGTTTAATCATAAATTTACGCTTTTGcaaaattagaaagaaaaacactgaaaaggaTAAACGACAGCATCGAGCATTAAACTGTAGCAGGTTGACGTGACTGTGCTCTTTTACAGGACAATGATAATATGTcctgtaaaatatataatgtcTCTTTCAGAATAAGGTCTACGGTCAGATTGTTGGTGACCATTTAAACGTAGTCACTGAAGATAGTCCGGTGTCGACTGACCAGCAGTGAACAGCCCCGATCAAATCCACCTTGTCTATTGGACGACTTTTCTGATTTTCATCCAACATTACTGCAGACATCCAAATTTCCGGACCCTCTTCCGTTTCTCCTCCAGTCGTCTAGAAGACAATAAACTCAAAGGTTCTGAATTAACTTCGACTACGTAACTCTAAGGAAAAACATGTTCTCCAGAGATCTTTCTGTGAAGTTGTCTGTCCTCCTGTCGTTGGCGTTAACCTTGAACGGGCTCATTGCTCTTGTTGGTGAATGATGTCAGTCTCGGTGCACTGTGGTCACGGCTGTGTCACGGTGATGAGGGACCAGCCGTCATGACATCATGACATCCTGCTGGCTCTGCTGGCAGACACTCTACAGAAGGTAGTTCCACATCAGAGGCTTCTTCTTAACAGACTTTCTGCGGCTGcccacaggtggcgctgcagtcCAGACGTCCACCTCAGGAACCTCAGACAGATACGTCAGTCCAAGCTGTCTCTCACCACCACTCAGAGATATATTCCTGTTTCAGATAAACAAGACCTGACCTAGAAAAAGTTCTACAATGATTCATTCAGCTGTTTATTAGATTTACGATTAacggagagaaaacaaatgccTCGAGTGTCAGTGACAACCAGAGGCAACGAATCCTCAGTCTCTGATGAGGACTTGTTTCCTAAGAAGTCACTGAATGCTGTGATTatggaaatggaaatggaaaacaaaaaaacgcaacaaataaacattcactcaataataatatatcatttCCATGTTCCTCACACAGTCGTTCAAACCCCAGGTTTGTCGTCTAACTTATATTTTCACCTTATCtcttatatttgtttgttactTTGTCTAAAATAATCCACACACTACAATGTAAAATACTGATGGCATGCAAAAGGTCAGCAGCACTGCCTTGTACTGTTCGTTGGTTACACCTTACTTTAAAACAGAAGATAGAACTAGGGCTATGTTGTAGCACtgacgggcccgagcacccgcacgttgaagcctgttgtggtcggtggagagagcgttCGATTCCCAAGTGCACGTCTCCGCGCTGCAGcaggataaacgcttcacttcctgcgtcaCTCGACCtcgatccttgcctgctaattgctcattacagTCCACGTTATCAAATAGCACTGGGAAGTTTCACACTGGGAAGGTTTtatgtaaatcgaatgatagttgtaaaaaaaagcttacttcctgttgccagtaggtggcgcaatcACTTTTATTACGTGCAGATATACAGATCTGTTCAAGTGggggctctgatgtagcgtgagcaattttgtgtcaattggacaatgttacaacaacttaattttcacactgatcagtagggcTCAACTAACGACTCTTCTGATAGTCGATGAATCATCGATTATTGAAACAATTAATCGTCtaatcggattatgaatgacacaaattctcaattgctcttatttaCCTAACAGCTTTTCaatttagcttgaggttgttcCAGGCAtttgatgactgaaaataaagacaataaaggtcgatacttcattcaaaaaaatgtattttaataaactttgctcCATACTAGGGtactgttgacacaaaagcaaaataaaCCTCATGTTTCATGGCgaatcaataggtggcgctatgcaACTGAggaaaatattgacacatagagctgttcaggtgacagaagtttggtggtgataggacaatgcacagtggagttatgacaacatcgtgtCCTTCGCCAGAGGAGACAATGTTTAAAACATGTCaattcctgtagccagcaggtggcgctgtgatttttttttgagggggggggttgttacacacatgtagtttgagggaggtTGAAGCTCGAACACCGAAGTTACAGTAATTTTGCCCTGAAAAAGCCCCGAAATGGAAGTCCTTCGAAACACAATAGGGCCTCACCCCGCTCGGTGCTCAGgttctttcaaacacattcatgtcagtgtaattatagatttctgtctttacaaagtgagaaataaatatgtgtataaaggaaggtcagtgtttgattgacagctgatctctgtgcggagcagaaacgtcaccacgaagaattttgatcaacaaacatggagacaaaagaagttaaagatttacacacagaatctaaatcactgcttttaatgactcaagtctatttgagtttacagaactcagctgtggaTCCATCATTATAAACACTAGctccagcatagagaggctgagtgaatgtggtctggactctgtggaggagagtcatggtgtcagagactctgtagaaggacagaacacctgcactgtgatccaggtacactcctactctggaggacacaggacctGACACTAGAGTGTGGATGCTGTTGTAAGAAAAGTTATAACTGTTTCTACCACAATAAAAtgaccaagatttatcattgaaTCCAAATAAACATTCAAGTGagtctcctgctctgctgatgtTCTTGTATGCGACTCCTACACCAACTGctcctcccacctccacctcccagtaacaaggtccagtcagactctctctactcaggacctgagGCCAGAAagtgaatctgtctgggtgatCAGAATAAGAATGAACTACTCTCATAAATGTTActtctctgtttccctcagataataacagaagtttgtttgctgtgtttggatccagtgtg
Proteins encoded in this window:
- the sgpp1b gene encoding sphingosine-1-phosphate phosphatase 1, whose product is MEALRYLQDPHLVARFQNICGVRGKFSRSVSAADSSGTAGRTCSHNNGACSSHTAGEKESGKLPFGGAGDGDSVRVAAAGARRRTTGADDDKSPGDGCETAPRNGAPLCGGDAGSSAPCPGELGPSDPVVVSTVKPLRRNSLTGDAGQEFLIENRFLFYLFTFGTELGNELFYITFFPFVIWNLDAFVGRRLIMVWVWVMYLGQCTKDVIGWPRPKSPPVVKVEMFYNSEYSMPSTHAMSSTAIPFSLVFISCSRWEYPLPLGLGLALCWCLLVCTSRIYMGMHSVLDVIAGVLYSVLILLVFLPVLDLIDGFNLTYRYAPLLIISLHLGLGLFSFTLDTWSTSRGDTAQILGTGAGVALASHVNHHLGLLPDQTPDQLPLAFPALSVGLVGAALLRLVVGVLVLMASRALMKAITIPLVCRVTGVPSGDVRKARQHMEVELPYRYIVYGVVGFNVLFLVPWLFSYVQFS
- the LOC133962015 gene encoding podocalyxin-like protein 2; the protein is MSRPRPGTGVPPRTPTPTLGADPPRLESELSAGGGPAAASFPVRERTNHSTTSKVAYFKRKYAEEEDLHGGLHGYFQKHLILQEDRSCILKLSLEKLRFLEDPEAYLRRSVLINNLLRKIHHEEEELEAEEEEEEEEEEEDDVEEEEEEEEVIGASGQRRLMYPDRKRVKVLVTDCCSPPFGLEDLQHYRLLPCYPAAGCLYGLGSCPGLAPSHQVLLYNLDDHG